A genomic window from Strix uralensis isolate ZFMK-TIS-50842 chromosome 20, bStrUra1, whole genome shotgun sequence includes:
- the LOC141952672 gene encoding NAD(+) hydrolase SARM1-like, producing the protein MPMVLTLLVSLYKLCRFFAMSGAERLVVPECVSQAGSWAGGGSSREHREVSPGVNTDVRAALDRILPALHQAITRAKKAAGPAELRKAIGEVFQLVEEAWGMPTLGRDVAKVLCDVIRLEGGLDLLLNLLYTAELETKCQAGKLLEQILVAENRDRIARIGLGVILNLAKERDVPQLAQSVSGILEHMFKHTEETCFQLISDGGLDAILYWCRWTDPIVLRHCAMALANCAMYGGQANQRLMIEKRTAEWLFPLVFSRDDELIRLHACLAITVLATNKEIEKEVERSGTLALVEPFIASLDPEQFACEMLGSSDTSQGRTADDLQRLVPLLDSSRLEAQCIAAFYLCTEAAIKTRQKKTKIFSEIGATQSLKRVVCYSTSSTTSSLAKKVLRMIGEEVPRRILPTVPNWKPCEVQTWLQQIGFNKYCQSFLDHQVDGDILLRLTEEELQEDLGMDSSITRKRFFRELTELKTFANYSTCDRSNLADWLGSIDPKFRQYTYNLLTCGINRNFLHRVTEQQLQEDCHINTGFHRVRILTAAREMLHSPITLQTASDGTDVFISYRRSTGSQLASLLKVHLQLHGFSVFIDVEKLEAGKFEDKLIQSVMSARNFVLVLSPNALDKCMADPECKDWVHKEIVTALNSGKNIVPVTDHFEWPDPETLPKDMRAVLKFNGIKWSHEYQEATIDKIIRFLQGRSSRDSSAGSENGLDCLPSLGQT; encoded by the exons ATGCCGATGGTGCTCACCCTGCTCGTCTCCCTCTATAAACTGTGCCGGTTCTTCGCCATGTCGGGTGCGGAGAGGCTGGTGGTGCCTGAGTGCGTGAGCCAAGCGGGCAGCTGGGCAGGTGGGGGCAGCTCCAGGGAGCACCGGGAGGTTTCCCCCGGGGTGAACACGGATGTGCGGGCAGCCCTGGACCGGATCCTGCCCGCCCTGCACCAGGCCATCACCCGTGCCAAGAAGGCAGCTGGCCCTGCAGAGCTGAGGAAGGCCATCGGCGAGGTCTTCCAGCTGGTGGAGGAAGCCTGGGGGATGCCCACGCTGGGGAGGGATGTGGCCAAAGTGCTGTGTGACGTGATCCGCCTGGAGGGGGGCCTGGACCTGCTGCTGAACCTGCTGTACACCGCGGAGCTGGAGACCAAGTGCCAGGCAGGAAAACTCCTGGAGCAGATCCTGGTGGCAGAAAACAG GGATCGGATCGCTCGGATTGGTCTGGGAGTGATTCTGAACTTAGCCAAGGAGCGAGATGTTCCCCAGCTGGCGCAGAGCGTCTCCGGTATCCTGGAGCACATGTTCAAACACACCGAGGAGACCTGTTTCCAGCTCATCTCTGATGGAGGCCTGGATGCTATCCTCTACTGGTGCCGCTGGACGGACCCCATTGTGCTGCGGCACTGCGCCATGGCCTTGGCCAACTGTGCCATGTACGGAGGGCAGGCCAACCAGCGCCTGATGATCGAGAAGAGGACGGCGGAGTGGCTGTTCCCACTGGTGTTCTCAAGAGACGATGAACTAATCCGCCTACACGCGTGCCTGGCCATCACGGTGCTGGCCACCAACAAAGAAATCGAGAAGGAGGTGGAGCGCTCGGGGACGCTGGCTCTGGTGGAGCCGTTCATCGCCTCGCTGGACCCGGAACAGTTTGCCTGCGAGATGTTGGGCAGCAGTGACACCAGCCAGGGGAGGACGGCAGATGACCTGCAGCGGCTGGTACCCTTGCTGGACAGCTCTCGGCTGGAAGCACAATGCATCGCTGCCTTCTACCTCTGCACGGAGGCTGCCATCAAAAccaggcagaagaaaacaaag ATTTTCAGTGAGATTGGGGCTACACAGAGCCTGAAGAGGGTAGTGTGCTactccaccagcagcaccacctcCTCCCTGGCCAAAAAGGTGCTGCGCATGATAGGGGAGGAGGTTCCTCGGCGCATCCTGCCCACGGTTCCCAACTGGAAGCCCTGTGAGGTGCAGACATGGCTGCAGCAGATCGGATTCAACAAATACTGCCAGAGCTTCCTG GACCACCAGGTGGATGGGGACATTCTCCTGAGGCTGAcagaggaggagctgcaggaggattTGGGGATGGACTCCAGCATCACTCGGAAAAG GTTTTTCCGGGAGCTGACAGAGCTGAAGACCTTTGCAAACTATTCCACCTGCGACCGCAGCAACCTGGCCGACTGGCTGGGCAGCATCGACCCCAAGTTTCGTCAGTACACGTACAACCTGCTGACGTGCGGCATCAACCGCAACTTCTTGCACCGGGTGacggagcagcagctgcaggaggactGCCACATCAACACGGGTTTCCACCGCGTCCGCATCCTCACTGCTGCAAGGG AAATGCTCCATTCCCCTATAACGCTGCAAACTGCATCCGATGGGACTGATGTATTTATCAGCTACCGGAGGAGTACCGGGTCGCAGCTGGCCAG CCTGCTGAAGGTCCACCTGCAGCTGCACGGCTTCAGCGTGTTCATCGATGTGGAGAAGCTGGAGGCAGGGAAGTTTGAGGACAAGCTGATCCAGAGCGTCATGAGTGCCCGCAATTTTGTGCTGGTCCTCTCGCCAAATGCACTGGACAAGTGCATGGCAGACCCCGAGTGCAAGGACTGGGTGCACAAG GAGATCGTGACAGCCCTGAACTCTGGAAAGAACATTGTACCTGTTACAGACCATTTTGAGTGGCCGGACCCAGAAACACTTCCCAAGGACATGAGGGCTGTCCTGAAATTTAATGGTATCAA GTGGTCTCACGAGTACCAGGAAGCCACAATCGACAAAATCATCCGCTTTCTGCAGGGCCGCTCCTCCCGGGACTCCTCGGCTGGGTCGGAGAACGGCCTGGACTGCTTGCCCTCCCTGGGGCAGACCTAG